The following are encoded in a window of Bacillota bacterium genomic DNA:
- a CDS encoding S-layer homology domain-containing protein translates to MRKRTLFLFCILFLLASPLAQAAPGPWGDYQDHWARMYITQVLEAEILTTDAQGNFQPDAPINRGDLAGAIARVLQVAPANTSSFTDTKEHQAHYLIGGLVQEELLSADEPQFRPFDPVTRKEAVTMINECFRLGLAEETDTAQDIPLFIDLKPEDPVYRQARIADVLGYLPPTFVGRFAPDQVLTRAEAAAMLSGIMHLRPIYGEIIAMDQDQGLMTVLTRQNEEIQVQLSPKTVIYRNNVQTDVQNLRNQDKIYIIEDLFGQTKVIKAFGIITPQDLLSRVSGMTRGVLTPTQLNELVQGNWDKALTGMASNLSQNLFNELAGLGFSDEEVQHLRNQDWESLEQAARTEIYTHLGEQLELPEEMVKAAVNQDWEAVGDFAKLHLATALLSRLGVI, encoded by the coding sequence GTGCGCAAGCGGACCCTGTTTCTTTTTTGTATATTGTTCCTGTTAGCCAGTCCCTTAGCCCAGGCTGCGCCTGGCCCGTGGGGGGACTATCAGGATCATTGGGCTAGGATGTATATCACCCAGGTCCTTGAGGCGGAGATCTTAACCACCGATGCCCAAGGGAATTTCCAGCCCGATGCACCCATAAACCGGGGGGATCTGGCGGGAGCCATTGCCCGGGTTTTGCAGGTGGCACCGGCTAACACCAGCAGCTTCACCGACACAAAGGAACACCAGGCACATTACCTAATTGGTGGTTTGGTCCAAGAGGAGCTGCTCAGTGCCGATGAGCCCCAGTTTCGTCCCTTCGATCCGGTAACCCGAAAGGAAGCGGTAACCATGATCAATGAATGTTTCCGACTGGGTCTGGCGGAGGAGACGGACACCGCGCAGGATATCCCCCTATTCATCGATCTTAAGCCGGAGGATCCCGTCTACCGCCAGGCGCGCATCGCCGATGTGTTGGGGTACCTTCCCCCGACCTTCGTCGGTCGCTTTGCTCCGGACCAGGTGCTCACCAGGGCGGAAGCCGCCGCAATGCTCAGTGGCATCATGCATCTGCGGCCCATCTATGGTGAGATCATCGCCATGGACCAGGACCAAGGCTTAATGACAGTGCTCACCCGGCAAAATGAGGAGATCCAGGTGCAGCTTTCTCCCAAGACGGTGATCTACCGCAACAACGTGCAGACCGATGTCCAGAACCTGCGCAACCAAGACAAGATCTACATTATCGAGGATCTGTTTGGACAGACGAAAGTCATCAAGGCCTTCGGGATCATCACTCCCCAGGATCTTTTGAGCCGGGTCTCGGGCATGACCCGTGGAGTATTAACTCCCACCCAGCTTAACGAACTGGTCCAGGGGAATTGGGACAAAGCTTTGACGGGCATGGCCAGTAATCTATCCCAGAATCTCTTCAATGAACTGGCGGGGCTGGGTTTCTCCGACGAAGAGGTACAGCATCTACGGAACCAAGACTGGGAAAGCCTGGAACAGGCCGCCCGCACAGAAATCTACACCCACTTAGGTGAACAGCTTGAACTTCCCGAAGAGATGGTAAAGGCCGCGGTAAACCAGGACTGGGAGGCCGTCGGTGACTTCGCCAAGCTACACTTGGCCACCGCCCTCCTGTCCCGTCTGGGAGTTATCTAA
- the polA gene encoding DNA polymerase I, whose product MLIDGHSLIHRAYYALPPLTTSQGVPTNAVYGFTRMLWRLLEEHKPDAIAVAFDHHGPTFRHEAFEDYKAQRKPMPDDLKPQIELTKEVVTNFGIPIFELSGYEADDLIGTMAKRASAEDFEVFVVTGDRDCLQLVNEQVTALLTRRGITDLETLDPEGVKEKTGVYPKQIPDLKGLMGDPSDNIPGVRGIGEKTAVTLLQQYPCIEEILEHREEFSPRVAKALAEQGDLARLSKELATIDTDVPLDLDLQACCWQGEPDYERLRTLFTRLEFKGLLEQLPPLPTASQTSLFVATPTPTIQVLTSPAEKAQAAVDLLKAEELCLDLLWQPWPQRALWDSYVAGISLGTDNTAYFCPLDTNQALEAQLGPLGEVLARHQGVKYCHDLKSILLITHEQGIGLAGDFWDLMVAGYLCNPGTNDYDLFQLGDRFCGQYHVPPQAPLWELSSEALATYAGERMATIQALAQCLPKELDRLEMTGLFQEIEMPLVEVLGKMERAGIRLDVDFLGELSRQMEGQLAQLTEEIYALSGGPFNLNSPKQLAEVLFERLGLPVLKKTKTGPSTSHEVLVELAQHHKIAELLVEYRKLAKLKSTYIDALPQLVDPKTQRVHTSFNQVVTATGRLSSANPNLQNIPVRTPEGREIRRAFVPQGPGRVFLTADYSQIELRVLAHMSQDETLIHAFQEDQDIHRRTAAEIWEVPLEAVTSVMREQAKAINFGIVYGISSFGLAQNTGLSRKEAGEFIERYFAKYPGVKQYMDRTIEGARERGFVRTLFGRIRFLEGIKSRNYTTRSFAERMAMNTPIQGSAADIIKLAMIELSRALESVSLPAEMLLQVHDELVFDVEAEAVGELARLVKRIMENVVSLAVPLKVELQVGTSWADTEPFAI is encoded by the coding sequence ATGCTCATTGATGGACATAGCCTGATCCACCGGGCCTATTACGCCCTGCCGCCCCTTACCACCAGTCAAGGGGTGCCCACTAACGCAGTCTATGGCTTTACGCGGATGTTGTGGCGCCTTTTGGAGGAACACAAGCCCGATGCCATTGCCGTGGCCTTCGATCACCATGGACCCACCTTCCGGCACGAGGCCTTTGAGGATTATAAGGCCCAGCGGAAACCCATGCCCGACGATCTCAAACCCCAGATCGAGCTTACCAAGGAAGTGGTGACCAACTTCGGGATTCCCATTTTCGAGCTCAGTGGATACGAAGCCGACGATCTTATCGGCACCATGGCCAAAAGGGCCAGTGCCGAGGATTTTGAAGTCTTCGTGGTGACCGGGGATCGGGACTGTCTGCAGTTAGTGAACGAACAGGTGACCGCCCTTCTAACCCGCCGAGGGATCACCGATCTGGAAACCCTAGACCCCGAGGGGGTTAAGGAGAAGACCGGAGTCTACCCCAAACAGATACCGGATCTGAAAGGCCTCATGGGGGATCCCAGTGATAATATCCCCGGGGTGCGGGGGATCGGGGAGAAGACCGCGGTTACATTGCTCCAGCAGTACCCTTGTATCGAGGAAATCCTGGAGCACCGGGAGGAGTTTTCGCCCCGGGTGGCCAAGGCCTTAGCGGAGCAGGGGGATCTAGCTCGGTTGAGCAAGGAACTTGCCACCATCGATACCGATGTGCCCTTGGATTTGGACCTCCAAGCTTGCTGCTGGCAAGGTGAACCGGATTATGAGCGCCTGCGGACCTTGTTTACGCGTCTTGAGTTCAAGGGCTTATTGGAGCAGTTGCCTCCACTGCCCACAGCTTCCCAGACCAGTTTGTTTGTCGCCACCCCCACCCCTACGATCCAGGTCCTCACTTCCCCCGCAGAGAAGGCCCAGGCGGCAGTAGACCTCCTGAAGGCGGAGGAACTTTGCCTAGATCTCCTCTGGCAGCCCTGGCCCCAAAGGGCCCTGTGGGATAGTTACGTGGCGGGGATCTCCTTGGGCACCGACAACACCGCCTATTTCTGTCCCCTGGATACTAACCAGGCGTTGGAAGCACAGCTGGGGCCCTTGGGCGAGGTTCTAGCCCGGCACCAGGGGGTGAAATATTGCCATGACCTTAAGAGCATTTTACTCATCACCCACGAACAGGGGATAGGACTGGCCGGAGATTTTTGGGACTTAATGGTGGCCGGATATCTCTGTAACCCAGGGACCAACGATTACGACCTTTTCCAGTTGGGCGACCGGTTCTGCGGGCAGTATCACGTGCCGCCCCAGGCTCCCCTGTGGGAGTTATCTTCTGAGGCTTTAGCCACCTATGCCGGAGAGCGGATGGCCACCATCCAGGCGTTGGCTCAGTGCTTGCCCAAGGAGTTGGACCGCCTGGAGATGACCGGGCTTTTCCAAGAGATTGAGATGCCCCTCGTGGAGGTTTTGGGGAAGATGGAACGGGCGGGTATTCGTTTGGATGTGGATTTCCTCGGGGAGCTCTCCCGCCAGATGGAGGGACAGCTTGCACAATTGACGGAGGAGATCTATGCCCTGTCCGGAGGGCCCTTCAACTTAAACTCACCGAAGCAGTTGGCGGAGGTCCTCTTTGAACGATTAGGTCTGCCGGTCTTAAAGAAGACCAAGACAGGTCCCTCTACCAGCCATGAGGTCTTAGTGGAGTTGGCCCAGCACCACAAAATCGCGGAGCTGTTGGTGGAATACCGGAAGCTGGCGAAACTAAAGTCGACATATATAGACGCTTTGCCCCAGCTGGTGGATCCTAAAACCCAGCGGGTGCACACCAGTTTCAACCAGGTGGTGACGGCCACCGGCAGGCTAAGCAGTGCTAATCCCAATCTGCAGAACATCCCGGTGCGCACCCCCGAGGGGCGGGAAATCCGGCGGGCTTTTGTGCCCCAGGGTCCCGGGAGAGTATTCCTTACCGCGGACTATTCCCAGATTGAACTGCGGGTCTTAGCCCATATGTCCCAGGATGAAACCCTAATCCACGCTTTCCAGGAGGACCAGGACATCCACCGGCGTACCGCGGCGGAGATCTGGGAAGTGCCGTTGGAGGCGGTGACCTCCGTGATGCGGGAACAGGCCAAGGCGATCAATTTCGGGATTGTATATGGGATCTCCAGTTTTGGTCTGGCCCAGAATACGGGTCTTTCCCGCAAGGAGGCGGGAGAATTCATCGAGCGCTATTTCGCCAAATACCCGGGAGTGAAGCAGTACATGGACCGGACCATTGAAGGGGCCAGGGAAAGGGGATTTGTGCGGACCCTCTTCGGACGGATCCGTTTCCTGGAGGGGATCAAGAGCCGCAATTACACCACCCGCTCCTTTGCGGAGCGCATGGCCATGAACACTCCCATCCAAGGCTCCGCGGCGGATATCATCAAACTGGCGATGATTGAGCTATCCCGGGCTCTTGAGTCCGTAAGTCTACCTGCAGAGATGCTGTTGCAGGTCCACGACGAGCTGGTCTTTGATGTGGAGGCAGAGGCGGTGGGGGAGCTGGCCCGGCTGGTGAAGAGAATCATGGAGAATGTGGTCTCTTTGGCGGTGCCCTTGAAGGTGGAACTTCAGGTGGGTACCAGCTGGGCCGATACCGAGCCCTTTGCGATCTAG